One genomic region from Leifsonia sp. Root1293 encodes:
- the glpX gene encoding class II fructose-bisphosphatase, with translation MNTSETASLDQHPDRNLALELVRATEAASIRAVPWIGRGEKNSADKAAVDAMRAFLATVNFDGLIVIGEGEKDEAPMLFNGEHVGNGRGPACDIAVDPIDGTSLTAAGRQNALSVIAVSDRGTMLDASSVFYMDKIVTNAAGAGVIDIERPIGDNIRAFAKAIGKDVGELRVAVLDRPRHEGLIAEIRAAGAGTRLMLDGDVAGGINAARYESRIDMCVGIGGSPEGITTAAAIKALGGFMQTRLAPRNDEEREKGIAAGLDMDRTYEADDLVAGNNTIFVATGVTDGGLVAGVSRRGPTLRTESIVLRSHSGTIRRIVADHLASKWH, from the coding sequence ATGAACACCTCCGAAACCGCCAGCCTCGATCAGCACCCCGATCGCAACCTCGCCCTCGAACTCGTGCGCGCCACCGAGGCCGCCTCGATCCGTGCCGTGCCGTGGATCGGCCGCGGCGAGAAGAACAGCGCGGACAAGGCGGCTGTCGATGCCATGCGCGCGTTCCTCGCCACGGTGAACTTCGACGGACTCATCGTGATCGGTGAGGGCGAGAAGGACGAGGCGCCCATGCTCTTCAACGGCGAGCACGTCGGCAACGGTCGAGGCCCGGCCTGCGACATCGCGGTCGACCCGATCGACGGTACCAGCCTGACGGCGGCCGGTCGGCAGAACGCCCTGTCGGTCATCGCCGTCTCAGACCGGGGAACGATGCTCGACGCGTCCTCGGTCTTCTACATGGACAAGATCGTCACCAACGCGGCCGGAGCCGGCGTCATCGACATCGAGCGCCCCATCGGCGACAACATCCGCGCGTTCGCGAAGGCGATCGGCAAGGACGTCGGGGAACTCCGTGTCGCGGTGCTCGACCGGCCTCGCCACGAGGGGCTCATCGCCGAGATCCGGGCGGCCGGAGCCGGAACCCGCCTCATGCTCGACGGCGACGTGGCCGGCGGCATCAACGCGGCCCGGTACGAGTCGCGCATCGACATGTGCGTCGGCATCGGCGGCAGCCCGGAGGGAATCACCACGGCGGCCGCCATCAAGGCACTCGGCGGCTTCATGCAGACCAGGCTCGCCCCCCGCAACGACGAGGAGCGCGAGAAGGGCATCGCGGCCGGCCTCGACATGGATCGCACGTACGAGGCCGACGATCTGGTCGCCGGCAACAACACCATCTTCGTGGCCACGGGCGTCACCGACGGTGGTCTGGTCGCCGGAGTGAGCCGGCGGGGGCCGACGCTGCGCACCGAATCCATCGTGCTGCGCTCCCACTCGGGCACCATCCGGAGGATCGTGGCCGACCACCTCGCCTCGAAGTGGCACTAG
- a CDS encoding RNA polymerase sigma factor, with the protein MRIASTAADADVTEGAGMPDTADPPGDAATREVAWFTAVVRDNSTAIVRYFARRGPRQDAEDLAAEVFATAWRRRNDVPTDAVLPWLYRTAGFILANHRRKTIDLPVDEVPEAGTVRVGDDPELSALFDAELRGALAAVGERDRRILLLHAWEGLDGEELAAVLGISRSGADAALSRARKRLRDAWGERMSF; encoded by the coding sequence GTGAGGATCGCCAGCACCGCAGCAGACGCCGACGTGACCGAGGGAGCGGGGATGCCAGACACCGCCGACCCGCCCGGCGATGCGGCGACCCGTGAGGTGGCCTGGTTCACCGCGGTCGTGCGCGACAACTCGACCGCCATCGTGCGCTACTTCGCCCGCCGCGGCCCACGACAGGACGCCGAGGATCTCGCCGCAGAGGTCTTCGCCACCGCCTGGCGTCGCCGCAACGACGTCCCGACGGACGCCGTGCTTCCGTGGCTGTACCGAACGGCCGGGTTCATCCTCGCCAACCACCGCCGCAAGACGATCGATCTCCCGGTCGACGAGGTACCGGAGGCCGGCACCGTTCGCGTCGGCGATGACCCGGAGCTGAGCGCGCTGTTCGACGCCGAACTGCGCGGCGCCCTGGCCGCAGTGGGGGAACGCGATCGCCGCATCCTGCTGCTTCACGCCTGGGAGGGACTGGACGGCGAGGAACTCGCGGCGGTCCTCGGCATCTCGAGGTCGGGAGCCGACGCCGCCCTGTCACGTGCTCGCAAGCGACTGCGCGATGCATGGGGCGAACGGATGTCGTTCTAG
- a CDS encoding Clp protease N-terminal domain-containing protein — MSGGLAADAQLVAEILAASEGAALSSGARRIGAVHLLIGCLTTTDPSARAAIAADHVDDRAVREATTRVLDRAVLAGTAALQDSPERLDTVPFGAPPLADDGAAVLRRAHELSLRRRPRGLQSADVLVAVAEQRDGTASAVLDELGVDRQRLFDFRDWAERH, encoded by the coding sequence GTGAGCGGCGGTCTGGCGGCTGACGCGCAGCTGGTCGCCGAGATCCTCGCTGCATCCGAGGGTGCGGCACTCAGCTCGGGCGCCCGGCGCATCGGGGCCGTGCACCTGCTGATCGGATGCCTCACCACCACCGACCCGTCGGCGCGGGCCGCGATCGCAGCCGACCATGTCGACGATCGAGCTGTCCGGGAAGCAACGACCCGGGTCCTGGACCGAGCCGTGCTGGCCGGGACGGCCGCACTGCAGGATTCGCCGGAGAGACTCGACACCGTGCCGTTCGGCGCGCCACCGCTCGCCGATGACGGCGCGGCGGTCCTGCGCCGAGCGCACGAGCTGTCTCTCAGGCGCCGACCGCGAGGCCTCCAGTCAGCCGACGTGCTCGTGGCTGTGGCTGAGCAACGCGATGGCACCGCCAGTGCCGTGCTCGACGAACTGGGTGTCGACCGTCAGCGCCTGTTCGACTTCCGCGACTGGGCGGAAAGGCACTGA
- a CDS encoding 3'-5' exonuclease: protein MPVNFTAIDFETANGSNVSACSVGMTKVRDGKVVERVGWFIRPPFPHDEFNEWNIRIHGIQPEQCADAFEWGDQLPDLLAFAEGDVLVAHNAGFDMGVIKAASTFVGSPVPDFRYLCSLQVARKTYALDSYRLPVAAMAAGFEGFTHHDALADAEACAHIMIDAAARHGADDMDALARVVGVRFGAIGPVATAAKAATHGPMALA from the coding sequence GTGCCAGTGAACTTCACCGCGATCGACTTCGAGACAGCGAACGGATCGAACGTCTCGGCGTGCTCCGTCGGTATGACGAAGGTGCGCGACGGCAAGGTCGTCGAACGCGTCGGGTGGTTCATCCGCCCGCCGTTCCCCCACGACGAGTTCAACGAGTGGAACATCCGCATCCACGGCATCCAGCCCGAGCAGTGCGCCGATGCGTTCGAGTGGGGAGACCAGCTCCCCGACCTGCTCGCCTTCGCCGAGGGCGACGTGCTCGTGGCCCACAACGCCGGCTTCGACATGGGCGTCATCAAGGCCGCGTCCACCTTCGTCGGATCCCCGGTGCCCGACTTCCGTTACCTCTGCAGTCTCCAGGTGGCGCGCAAGACCTACGCCCTCGACTCGTATCGCCTGCCGGTCGCGGCCATGGCGGCCGGGTTCGAGGGCTTCACCCACCACGACGCCCTCGCCGACGCCGAGGCGTGCGCGCACATCATGATCGACGCCGCAGCACGTCACGGCGCCGACGACATGGACGCCCTCGCCCGGGTCGTCGGCGTGAGGTTCGGGGCCATCGGCCCCGTCGCCACCGCCGCGAAGGCCGCGACCCACGGCCCCATGGCGCTGGCGTAG
- the ychF gene encoding redox-regulated ATPase YchF: MALTIGIVGLPNVGKSTLFNALTKNQVLAANYPFATIEPNVGVVNLPDPRLETLAGIFSSERILPAPVSFVDIAGIVRGASEGEGLGNKFLANIREADAIAQVVRGFTDDDVVHVEGKVDPKSDMETINTELILADMETLEKAIPRFEKELKTKKIGSDVLAAAQEALAELQKGTPLSASKVDITPIKELGLLTAKPFIYVFNVDEAVLTDAAKRAGLEALVAPAQAVLLDAKIESELIDLDPADAAELLASTGQEESGLDQLARIGFATLGLQTYLTAGPKETRAWTIPTGAKAPQAAGVIHTDFERGFIKAEVISFDDLVATGSIAEARSHGKARIEGKDYVMQDGDVVEFRFNV, from the coding sequence GTGGCTCTTACAATCGGCATCGTCGGCCTGCCCAACGTCGGCAAGTCAACCCTCTTCAACGCACTGACCAAGAATCAGGTGCTCGCGGCGAACTACCCCTTCGCCACGATCGAACCGAACGTCGGGGTCGTGAACCTGCCCGATCCGCGCCTCGAGACGCTCGCCGGAATCTTCAGCAGCGAGCGCATCCTGCCCGCTCCGGTCTCCTTCGTCGACATCGCCGGCATCGTGCGCGGCGCATCGGAGGGTGAGGGCCTCGGCAACAAGTTCCTGGCGAACATCCGTGAAGCAGACGCCATCGCCCAGGTCGTGCGTGGGTTCACCGACGACGACGTCGTGCACGTCGAGGGCAAGGTCGACCCCAAGTCCGACATGGAGACCATCAACACCGAGCTCATCCTGGCCGACATGGAGACCCTCGAGAAGGCGATCCCGCGGTTCGAGAAGGAGCTGAAGACCAAGAAGATCGGCTCCGACGTTCTCGCCGCGGCGCAGGAGGCGCTCGCCGAGCTGCAGAAGGGCACGCCGCTCTCGGCATCGAAGGTCGACATCACTCCCATCAAGGAGCTCGGCCTGCTCACGGCCAAGCCCTTCATCTACGTCTTCAACGTCGACGAGGCCGTGCTGACGGATGCCGCCAAGCGCGCCGGGCTCGAAGCCCTCGTGGCTCCAGCCCAGGCCGTGCTCCTCGACGCCAAGATCGAGTCGGAGCTGATCGACCTCGACCCCGCCGACGCCGCAGAGCTGCTCGCGTCGACCGGCCAGGAGGAGTCCGGCCTCGACCAGCTCGCCCGTATCGGGTTCGCCACGCTCGGCCTGCAGACCTACCTCACGGCGGGCCCCAAGGAGACCCGCGCGTGGACCATCCCGACCGGAGCCAAGGCTCCCCAGGCCGCCGGCGTCATCCACACCGACTTCGAGCGCGGGTTCATCAAGGCCGAGGTCATCTCGTTCGACGACCTGGTGGCGACCGGCTCGATCGCCGAGGCCCGCTCGCACGGCAAGGCCCGCATCGAGGGCAAGGACTACGTCATGCAGGACGGCGACGTCGTGGAGTTCCGCTTCAACGTCTAG
- a CDS encoding cell wall-binding repeat-containing protein: protein MNAVAIATAVIIGFGAVGPAVGAEIAPGSSQSSSTTDAAATTDTTSEPTAPTEPPAADPVPGSSTDPTQAPEPSAEPSPEPTAEPEPTPTPDPGPTTEPEPTAGPTPDPTADPSSTPTPTPSAPAVSETKNGLLARGAPAVQTVIKPFAPGAQRLSGADRYETAVSISRRFAPNVPVLYIATGATFPDALSAAAAAAAQGGPLLLTPTAALPEVVRAEIVRLAPARIVVAGGEAAVSADVYKTLSTLTPSIERLGGASRYETGELLVGGAFRSSREAFIATGRDFPDALAASAAAGKLGAPVFLIDGVLPGVGQSTYTLLERLGVKTVRIAGGSAAVSDAIESQVSSRGYAVKRHEGQDRYLTAAAINDAVFRTSPTQPLATAFIATGSDFADALPGAALAGGLRSPLYITRAQCIPQPAAIAINELQPISRVILGGEAVVGNPVLQNTACAQVWAKPASGRITGSFGPREPICTPGGCSQSVHRGTDIGTGCWAPIYAASGGRVSYAAPLGTYGNFVKIAHGDGIDTGYAHIVTGGTLVRVGQFVVAGQQIAWSGATGAATGCHLHFEVYRNGVQTDPVPFMSLQGIKIG, encoded by the coding sequence ATGAACGCCGTCGCCATCGCGACGGCTGTCATCATCGGGTTCGGAGCGGTCGGTCCTGCAGTCGGTGCGGAGATCGCACCCGGCTCGTCCCAGAGTTCGTCGACGACGGATGCCGCCGCGACGACCGACACGACGAGCGAGCCGACCGCGCCGACCGAGCCGCCAGCGGCCGACCCGGTGCCCGGCTCCTCAACGGACCCGACGCAGGCGCCCGAGCCGTCCGCTGAGCCGAGCCCCGAGCCGACGGCCGAGCCGGAGCCGACTCCGACTCCTGATCCGGGGCCGACAACCGAGCCCGAGCCGACTGCCGGGCCGACTCCGGATCCGACAGCCGACCCCTCGAGCACGCCCACACCCACGCCGTCGGCGCCTGCCGTCTCCGAGACGAAGAACGGGCTGCTCGCCCGAGGCGCGCCGGCCGTGCAGACCGTCATCAAGCCGTTCGCGCCCGGCGCGCAGCGCCTCTCGGGCGCCGACCGCTACGAGACCGCCGTCTCGATCTCGCGACGCTTCGCCCCGAACGTGCCGGTGCTCTACATCGCGACCGGAGCGACCTTCCCCGACGCCCTGTCGGCAGCCGCGGCCGCGGCAGCCCAGGGCGGACCACTCCTCCTCACCCCGACGGCTGCCCTGCCCGAGGTCGTGCGGGCCGAGATCGTCCGCCTCGCCCCGGCACGCATAGTCGTGGCCGGTGGAGAGGCCGCCGTGAGCGCCGATGTGTACAAGACCCTGAGCACTCTGACGCCCAGCATCGAACGCCTCGGCGGCGCCAGCCGCTACGAGACCGGCGAGCTGCTGGTAGGCGGTGCGTTCAGGTCATCGCGCGAGGCGTTCATCGCCACCGGACGCGACTTCCCCGATGCCTTGGCCGCGTCCGCCGCTGCAGGAAAGCTCGGCGCACCCGTCTTCCTCATCGACGGCGTGCTGCCCGGAGTGGGCCAGAGCACCTACACCCTTCTCGAGCGTCTCGGGGTGAAGACCGTGCGCATCGCGGGCGGAAGCGCCGCCGTCAGCGACGCGATCGAGAGCCAGGTGAGCTCTCGCGGCTACGCGGTCAAGCGACACGAGGGGCAGGATAGGTACCTCACGGCTGCGGCCATCAACGATGCCGTCTTCCGCACGAGCCCCACCCAGCCCTTGGCGACCGCCTTCATCGCCACGGGCTCCGACTTCGCCGACGCTCTCCCCGGAGCGGCCCTCGCAGGCGGACTCCGCTCGCCGCTGTACATCACGCGCGCCCAGTGCATACCGCAGCCGGCAGCCATTGCCATCAACGAGTTGCAGCCGATCTCCCGGGTGATCCTCGGCGGAGAAGCCGTCGTCGGCAACCCCGTGCTGCAGAACACGGCTTGCGCTCAGGTGTGGGCGAAGCCCGCCTCCGGCCGGATCACCGGATCGTTCGGCCCCCGCGAGCCCATCTGCACGCCGGGCGGATGCTCACAGTCGGTCCACCGCGGCACGGACATCGGTACCGGTTGCTGGGCGCCGATCTACGCGGCGTCCGGTGGTCGGGTCAGCTATGCAGCGCCCCTCGGCACCTACGGCAACTTCGTGAAGATCGCCCACGGCGACGGCATCGACACCGGCTATGCCCATATCGTCACGGGCGGAACTCTGGTGCGTGTGGGGCAGTTCGTGGTCGCCGGGCAGCAGATCG
- a CDS encoding nuclear transport factor 2 family protein — MNALPEPVDAFFDATNAGDVDRFVEAFATDGVIDDWGRTFTGHDGVRQWTEGESIGVEQTFEVTSFRIEARTVVVRADVGGNGFTGPSTFTFDLTADGSAIERMVISA; from the coding sequence GTGAACGCCCTGCCCGAGCCCGTCGACGCGTTCTTCGACGCGACGAACGCCGGCGACGTCGATCGATTCGTCGAAGCTTTCGCGACCGACGGCGTGATCGACGACTGGGGGCGCACCTTCACCGGCCATGACGGGGTTCGCCAGTGGACCGAGGGCGAGTCCATCGGCGTCGAGCAGACCTTCGAGGTCACGAGCTTCCGTATCGAGGCACGCACGGTGGTGGTGCGTGCGGACGTCGGCGGCAACGGGTTCACCGGCCCGTCCACGTTCACCTTCGACCTCACCGCCGACGGCTCCGCGATCGAGCGGATGGTCATCAGCGCGTAG
- a CDS encoding HAD family hydrolase codes for MHRDRDRLIETLFLDLDGTLLDWSRLRDAIRSTCEGLSSAHPGLDPLEIEKVNDAVWDTYWPEVELDWYRGDLDNDELGFEAWRRTFEHFGLHDEELLRATTDAYHRAERGGHTLFDDVVDTLAEARAAGIRLAVVTNGPTGAQRAKLEALGIEDSFDAVFVSGEVGAAKPDRAIFDVALAELGADPATAWHVGDLLDKDVAGAQAAGIRGIWLNRLDETAAPTDAVPDLEITSLRELLPALQLPVRTGVGS; via the coding sequence GTGCACCGAGATCGTGATCGCCTCATCGAGACCTTGTTCCTCGACCTCGACGGAACGCTGCTCGACTGGAGCCGGCTGCGCGATGCCATCAGATCGACCTGCGAGGGGCTGTCTTCGGCGCACCCCGGTCTCGACCCTCTCGAGATCGAGAAGGTGAACGACGCGGTCTGGGACACGTACTGGCCCGAGGTCGAACTCGACTGGTACCGCGGCGACCTCGACAACGACGAGCTCGGGTTCGAGGCCTGGCGCCGTACCTTCGAGCACTTCGGGTTGCACGACGAAGAACTCCTGCGGGCGACGACGGATGCCTACCACCGAGCGGAACGAGGCGGTCACACCCTGTTCGACGACGTCGTCGACACCCTCGCCGAGGCGCGCGCAGCCGGGATCAGGCTGGCCGTTGTCACCAACGGACCCACCGGAGCCCAGCGCGCGAAGCTCGAGGCGCTCGGCATCGAGGACAGCTTCGATGCCGTCTTCGTCTCGGGGGAGGTCGGGGCGGCCAAGCCCGACCGTGCCATCTTCGACGTGGCCCTGGCCGAGCTCGGCGCCGATCCCGCCACAGCCTGGCACGTCGGCGACCTGCTCGACAAAGACGTGGCCGGGGCGCAGGCCGCCGGCATCCGGGGCATCTGGCTCAACCGACTCGACGAGACCGCCGCGCCGACGGATGCCGTTCCCGACCTCGAGATCACCTCGCTGCGCGAACTCCTCCCCGCCCTGCAGCTGCCCGTCCGCACCGGGGTCGGCTCGTGA
- a CDS encoding MFS transporter, with the protein MATTDAATRLPRALKPFADGQYRLLVVALTFSLFSGGCWLVASVWQVVQLGGSPVDLSLVAVGASIGLVLAVLFGGVAADRIPQRRILLACESLRGLAFATAAVLALTGTIEVWHLAVIAFVLGVADGFFYPAYSAWLPAIIPADQLLAANGIEGVLRPAVMNAAGPAMASALIALFAPGLAFLVIAVLQIGAAVSLYLMRTTPVRRDLEGEADRERRHLLVETFLDLRSGFSYMVKTRWLFATLMFSILLILVIMGPIEVLLPFAVKDQTGGGAGAFALALAAFGVGGAIGSLTVASLKLPRRYLTLMILGWGVGCAPLAIIGYTSQLWVMVIALFITGLLFSGASVVWGTLLQRRVPPSMLGRVSSLDFFVSLAFMPLSMAIAGPVGEAIGVAPAFLFAGLVPVGLALATLLIARLGPDELAHPLDDLPPDADGADDAVTGAGAAAGFDAPADEPADRSADRTADDPADEEAGRERRSGG; encoded by the coding sequence ATGGCGACGACGGATGCCGCGACGCGCCTTCCTCGCGCCCTGAAGCCGTTCGCCGACGGCCAGTACAGGCTGCTCGTCGTCGCCCTCACCTTCTCGCTGTTCAGCGGCGGCTGCTGGCTGGTGGCATCCGTCTGGCAGGTCGTCCAACTCGGCGGCAGCCCGGTCGACCTGTCACTGGTGGCCGTCGGCGCGAGCATCGGCCTGGTTCTGGCGGTGCTGTTCGGGGGAGTGGCGGCCGACCGCATTCCGCAGCGGCGCATCCTCCTCGCCTGCGAGAGTCTGCGGGGCCTGGCGTTCGCCACGGCAGCCGTCCTCGCGCTCACCGGCACCATCGAGGTCTGGCACCTCGCCGTCATCGCGTTCGTGCTCGGGGTGGCAGACGGCTTCTTCTACCCGGCCTACTCGGCGTGGCTGCCGGCGATCATCCCCGCCGACCAGTTGCTCGCTGCCAACGGAATCGAGGGCGTGCTGCGGCCGGCCGTCATGAACGCAGCGGGACCAGCCATGGCCAGCGCGCTCATCGCACTCTTCGCCCCCGGGCTCGCCTTCCTGGTGATCGCCGTGCTCCAGATCGGGGCAGCAGTGTCGCTGTACCTCATGCGCACCACTCCGGTGCGTCGCGATCTCGAGGGTGAAGCAGACCGTGAGCGCCGGCATCTCCTCGTCGAGACCTTCCTCGACCTGCGATCGGGCTTCAGCTACATGGTGAAGACCCGGTGGTTGTTCGCCACCCTCATGTTCTCGATCCTGCTGATCCTCGTGATCATGGGGCCGATCGAGGTGCTGCTGCCATTCGCCGTCAAAGACCAGACGGGTGGTGGAGCCGGTGCGTTCGCGCTGGCGCTCGCGGCTTTCGGCGTCGGCGGTGCGATCGGGTCGCTGACGGTGGCCTCGCTCAAGCTGCCGCGCCGCTACCTCACCCTGATGATTCTGGGTTGGGGCGTCGGATGCGCGCCGCTCGCAATCATCGGCTACACCAGCCAGCTCTGGGTCATGGTGATCGCCCTGTTCATCACGGGCCTCCTCTTCTCCGGTGCCAGCGTGGTGTGGGGCACCCTGCTGCAGCGGCGCGTTCCGCCCTCGATGCTGGGCCGTGTCTCGAGCCTCGACTTCTTCGTCTCGCTGGCATTTATGCCGCTCTCGATGGCTATCGCCGGCCCCGTCGGCGAGGCGATCGGCGTCGCCCCGGCGTTCCTGTTCGCCGGACTCGTGCCCGTGGGCCTGGCTCTGGCCACGCTGCTCATAGCCCGGCTCGGCCCCGATGAGCTGGCGCATCCGCTGGATGACCTGCCGCCGGATGCCGACGGAGCGGACGACGCGGTGACGGGTGCCGGTGCTGCGGCCGGATTCGACGCACCCGCCGACGAACCAGCCGATCGGTCCGCCGATCGAACGGCCGACGACCCCGCCGACGAGGAGGCCGGACGTGAGCGGCGGTCTGGCGGCTGA
- the rmuC gene encoding DNA recombination protein RmuC produces the protein MDILGLLIGLVVGIALGALATAFLLQRRAAAAREAAARSGVIVEDPAVVEMRHQAQLAEARAAELAVQAEIRSSEHAVQAELRAQLAAMDATVGVLREQIASAQAQYREVVEQHRSEQQAREAREKAESKVLQALAPVKQSLSEMQLKVTELETQRSLQHGELSQQLRQASESEERLRSTAETLASALRSNSTRGVWGETQLRSVVEAAGLIERVDFDTQASISTDAGAGRPDMVIHLPGGKNIAVDAKVPFNAYLEASQIPATATGAEGAQREAKLKDHVKAVRDHITTLGSKTYWNGLQSSPELVIAFIPSESLVSSALEADPSIMEFAFSKRVALASPVTLWSVLKTVAFSWQQDVLTNEAKTLFDLSRELYSRLSTTATQIEKLGRTIERTVKDYNTFVGSLESRVLPTARKLGALDETKVFAPLTPIEESPRELTAFELVGELESARVTEQLAEIDEEIRSI, from the coding sequence ATGGACATCCTCGGACTTCTCATCGGCCTCGTCGTCGGCATCGCGCTCGGCGCCCTCGCGACGGCGTTCCTGCTGCAGCGTCGGGCTGCCGCCGCCCGTGAAGCCGCTGCCCGGTCCGGCGTGATCGTGGAGGATCCGGCTGTCGTCGAGATGCGCCACCAGGCCCAGCTGGCCGAGGCGCGCGCGGCCGAGCTGGCCGTGCAAGCCGAGATCCGTTCCAGCGAGCACGCCGTCCAGGCCGAGTTGCGTGCTCAGCTCGCCGCCATGGACGCGACGGTCGGCGTGCTGCGCGAGCAGATCGCCTCGGCCCAGGCTCAGTACCGCGAGGTCGTCGAGCAGCACCGCAGCGAGCAGCAGGCTCGCGAAGCCCGCGAGAAGGCCGAGAGCAAGGTGCTTCAGGCGCTCGCCCCCGTGAAGCAGTCGCTGTCCGAGATGCAGCTCAAGGTCACCGAACTCGAGACCCAGCGCAGCCTCCAGCACGGCGAGTTGTCGCAGCAGCTCCGCCAGGCGAGCGAGTCCGAGGAACGCCTCCGGTCCACCGCCGAGACACTGGCATCCGCTCTACGGTCCAACAGCACGCGCGGCGTGTGGGGAGAGACGCAGCTGCGCAGCGTGGTCGAGGCAGCGGGGCTCATCGAGCGCGTCGACTTCGACACCCAGGCGAGCATCTCGACGGATGCCGGCGCCGGGCGACCCGACATGGTCATCCACCTGCCGGGAGGCAAGAACATCGCCGTCGACGCGAAGGTGCCTTTCAACGCGTACCTCGAGGCCAGCCAGATCCCCGCCACGGCCACAGGGGCTGAGGGAGCGCAGCGCGAGGCCAAGCTGAAGGACCACGTGAAGGCGGTGCGCGACCACATCACCACCCTCGGCAGCAAGACCTACTGGAACGGCCTCCAGTCCTCGCCCGAGCTGGTCATCGCGTTCATCCCCAGTGAGTCGCTGGTCTCCAGCGCCCTCGAGGCCGACCCGTCGATCATGGAGTTCGCCTTCAGCAAGCGGGTGGCGCTCGCCTCTCCCGTCACGCTGTGGTCGGTGCTCAAGACCGTCGCGTTCAGCTGGCAGCAGGACGTGCTCACGAACGAGGCGAAGACCCTGTTCGACCTCAGCCGAGAGCTCTACTCCCGGCTGTCGACCACGGCCACCCAGATCGAGAAGCTCGGTCGCACGATCGAGCGCACGGTCAAGGACTACAACACCTTCGTTGGCTCGCTCGAGAGCCGGGTGCTTCCGACGGCCCGGAAGCTCGGCGCGCTCGACGAGACGAAGGTCTTCGCTCCCCTCACCCCCATCGAGGAGAGCCCGCGCGAGTTGACGGCCTTCGAGCTCGTCGGCGAACTCGAGTCAGCCCGCGTCACCGAGCAGCTCGCGGAGATCGACGAGGAGATCCGCTCGATCTGA
- a CDS encoding DNA-formamidopyrimidine glycosylase family protein: MPESPEVQALAEELATRLVGHALTGVDVLEFRTTKTRGRAPESLVGESVTGVVRHGKLLDLAFSTQHLVVSLGRHGWARWGAMDVAAGEAQTQGAAEVPADAPVPSPTLVTLTFDDGSALEFTDAGDWVSLGLWIVDDPAQVPAVAKLGPDPADPTFSRREFDAAMVGRRKQVKAVLQEQESLAGIGNAYSDEILHSAQVSPVAHAASLDADALDRLFQATVATITGAISDRRGVPIADLKATKVAAMRVHGRAGETCPVCGGTIRDFTFAGTTAQYCPDCQTGGELLPLK; the protein is encoded by the coding sequence ATGCCGGAATCACCGGAGGTGCAGGCGCTCGCCGAGGAACTCGCGACGAGGCTGGTCGGCCATGCGCTCACGGGCGTCGACGTGCTCGAGTTCCGCACCACCAAGACCCGAGGTCGTGCGCCCGAGTCGCTCGTGGGCGAAAGCGTCACGGGTGTCGTGCGTCACGGCAAGCTCCTCGACCTCGCCTTCTCGACCCAGCACCTCGTGGTGTCCCTCGGCCGGCACGGGTGGGCCCGATGGGGCGCGATGGATGTCGCCGCCGGTGAGGCGCAGACGCAGGGGGCCGCCGAGGTGCCGGCTGATGCACCCGTGCCGAGCCCGACGCTCGTCACACTCACCTTCGACGACGGCTCGGCTCTCGAGTTCACCGATGCCGGCGACTGGGTGTCGCTCGGCCTGTGGATCGTCGACGACCCCGCGCAGGTGCCGGCGGTGGCCAAGCTCGGCCCCGATCCGGCCGATCCGACATTCTCCCGCCGGGAATTCGATGCGGCCATGGTCGGTCGACGCAAGCAGGTGAAGGCGGTGCTCCAGGAGCAGGAGTCGCTCGCCGGAATCGGCAACGCCTACTCCGACGAGATCCTGCACTCTGCTCAGGTGTCGCCGGTGGCGCATGCTGCGAGCCTCGACGCCGACGCGCTCGACCGCCTCTTCCAGGCCACCGTGGCGACGATCACCGGGGCGATCTCCGATCGCCGGGGAGTCCCCATCGCCGATCTCAAGGCGACCAAGGTCGCTGCCATGCGCGTGCACGGTCGAGCAGGCGAGACCTGCCCTGTCTGCGGAGGCACGATTCGCGACTTCACGTTCGCAGGCACGACAGCGCAGTACTGCCCCGACTGCCAAACCGGAGGCGAGCTTCTGCCGCTCAAGTGA